A genomic window from Deltaproteobacteria bacterium includes:
- a CDS encoding xanthine dehydrogenase family protein subunit M gives MPESLEALWPALEEPDTMVYAGGTDVLVRLRSGSGQPQQLICLERLRELQGIEDHGDRVLIKAGTSHARILDDPIIQTRLPVLARAVKSLGSPPIRNMGTIGGNICSASPAGDTLPPLYVLQAEVALRSRTADRRLPIGDFIKGPGQTAIRPDEILTGIWIPKNPEFNRQHYEKVGQRKALAISIVSLAALIELTPAGMIEDIRLAWGSVGPTVVTAPEVEAVLRGRPLRLEVLKEAAEATRRAVSPIDDIRATADYRREVAGNLLYRLSLRVETSPEILPR, from the coding sequence ATGCCCGAATCCCTGGAAGCGTTATGGCCCGCCCTGGAGGAACCGGATACCATGGTCTATGCCGGCGGAACGGATGTTTTGGTGAGACTCCGATCCGGTTCCGGACAACCGCAGCAGTTGATCTGCCTGGAACGTCTCCGCGAATTGCAGGGGATCGAGGACCATGGGGACCGGGTATTGATCAAGGCCGGAACCTCCCATGCCCGAATCTTAGACGACCCGATTATCCAGACCCGACTCCCGGTGCTGGCCCGGGCCGTGAAAAGTCTGGGGTCCCCCCCCATCCGGAATATGGGGACTATTGGCGGCAACATCTGCTCCGCCTCACCGGCCGGGGATACCCTGCCGCCCCTCTACGTGCTTCAGGCCGAAGTGGCGTTGCGCAGCCGGACCGCCGATCGACGGCTGCCCATAGGGGATTTTATCAAAGGGCCCGGCCAAACGGCCATTAGGCCCGACGAGATATTGACCGGGATCTGGATACCGAAAAACCCTGAATTTAATCGACAGCACTATGAAAAAGTCGGACAGCGGAAGGCCCTGGCCATTTCGATTGTCAGCCTGGCCGCCCTGATCGAGCTCACTCCGGCCGGGATGATAGAAGATATCCGGCTGGCTTGGGGAAGTGTGGGGCCCACAGTGGTGACCGCACCAGAGGTGGAGGCGGTTTTACGGGGCCGGCCTTTAAGGCTTGAGGTCTTGAAAGAAGCCGCGGAAGCAACCCGCCGGGCAGTGTCCCCCATCGATGATATCCGGGCCACTGCCGATTACCGAAGAGAAGTGGCCGGTAATCTGCTCTATCGTTTAAGCCTCCGGGTTGAAACTTCCCCGGAGATCCTGCCCAGGTAA
- a CDS encoding (2Fe-2S)-binding protein, with translation MKIRLSFRLNGNPIELETDAERRVVDLLREDFGFTGTKEACGSGECGACTILVEGESRLACLMRVGQLEGRSVLTIEGLSDGKHLHPVQQAFVEAGAVQCGFCTPGLILGTIDLLRRNPRPDREEIREGLSGNLCRCTGFQKIVDAVEKVVSSPAEGSDPCPVG, from the coding sequence ATGAAAATCAGGCTTTCATTCAGGTTGAACGGCAACCCCATTGAATTAGAAACGGATGCCGAGCGGCGGGTGGTGGATCTGCTGCGCGAAGATTTTGGGTTTACCGGGACCAAGGAGGCCTGCGGGTCCGGGGAATGCGGGGCCTGCACCATCCTGGTGGAGGGAGAGAGCCGTCTGGCCTGCCTGATGCGGGTTGGTCAGCTTGAGGGACGAAGCGTTTTGACCATCGAAGGCCTGTCGGACGGTAAACACCTGCATCCGGTTCAGCAGGCTTTTGTAGAGGCCGGCGCCGTTCAATGCGGTTTCTGCACTCCCGGCCTGATCCTGGGAACGATCGATCTGCTTCGGCGTAATCCCCGGCCTGACCGGGAGGAGATTCGGGAGGGTCTGTCTGGAAACCTGTGCCGCTGTACCGGTTTTCAGAAGATTGTGGATGCCGTGGAAAAGGTCGTGTCTTCCCCGGCAGAAGGGAGTGATCCGTGCCCCGTTGGCTGA